In Misgurnus anguillicaudatus chromosome 5, ASM2758022v2, whole genome shotgun sequence, a genomic segment contains:
- the fancc gene encoding LOW QUALITY PROTEIN: Fanconi anemia group C protein (The sequence of the model RefSeq protein was modified relative to this genomic sequence to represent the inferred CDS: substituted 1 base at 1 genomic stop codon), whose translation MASFSETEVQFWMAKAVNWCETTSGSTLLDTSRHLNGLRSFLQQLLQGLQQMSSTSEAMRTFPFVGQLLGRLCWNPCVIADESSQTLLLRCLNCLYSVEPLNAIERKANMWIKSLLCHLISDEEGSVAHATVKHAGLTPQQYHLDALEKVVSFMTQVVIXCCDGSPNSSSRCSNRNIHTMSAACVPLVTCQHMAPVIGALLKHSLLCTSSCLSEEFIEEVSKAWLSKRLVIEEEAVVALYCHNPTCLEGAAVSLLESVLSDPNIATESLDKYVNETLLPQASALHCHIFLTINEIYRNVLLEIDENIAVRALIQVYTNCFLQRLNACKPQDRLPLRAFFPNVMPSLLVPLLTAPSDVPQAAWLDHLNWIRRSLQSVVEIEEEGDDGAYQVVFEAWFLLVQCGFWADTAAELLVLTDSDNSKPLLWLLTFFHHPTNRGHQRSQQTAVAEEAWAHIRMLFHAHPPLPRHLSAVKELLSLSISRNLVLHLFLNFVVFAHGPVNLTTEIIDKVLIDAGVKRRALWILSSIDCRLNRTTSPEDRVQSRLRTLRETLLAPCNDIFA comes from the exons ATGGCATCGTTTTCTGAGACAGAAGTGCAGTTCTGGATGGCCAAAGCAGTGAACTGGTGTGAAACTACTTCTGGGTCAACGCTTCTGGACACAAGCAGACACCTTAATGGTCTGAGAAGCTTTCTCCAGCAACTTCTACAGGGGCTTCAACAAAtg AGCTCCACTAGCGAGGCAATGAGGACGTTTCCCTTTGTGGGCCAGCTCTTGGGAAGACTTTGTTGGAACCCATGTGTTATTGCGGATG AGAGCAGCCAGACGCTCCTGCTGCGCTGTTTGAACTGTCTGTACAGCGTTGAGCCGCTGAATGCTATCGAACGGAAAGCCAACATGTGGATCAAG AGTTTGTTGTGTCATCTGATATCAGATGAGGAGGGCAGTGTAGCTCATGCTACAGTAAAACATGCCGGATTAACTCCTCAGCAATACCACTTGGACGCTCTTGAAAAG GTGGTTTCTTTTATGACACAGGTGGTCATTTAATGTTGTGATGGTTCGCCAAACTCATCATCGAG GTGTTCAAACAGGAACATTCACACCATGTCAGCAGCATGCGTTCCCCTGGTCACATGTCAACATATGGCACCTGTCATTGGTGCCCTGTTAAAGCACTCCCTACTGTGTACATCTTCCTGTCTGAGCGAAGAGTTCATTGAAGAAGTCAGTAAGGCCTGGCTAAG CAAAAGACTTGTGATAGAGGAAGAGGCTGTGGTGGCCCTATATTGTCATAACCCCACCTGTCTTGAGGGGGCAGCAGTGAGCTTACTGGAATCTGTATTGTCTGACCCTAATATAGCGACAGAGAGTCTGGACAAGTATGTTAATGAGACATTACTG CCACAAGCATCGGCCCTTCACTGCCACATCTTCCTGACCATCAATGAGATTTACAG GAACGTGCTGTTGGAGATTGATGAGAACATTGCCGTGAGAGCCCTCATACAGGTTTATACCAACTGCTTCCTTCAGAGACTAAATGCGTGCAAACCACAG GATCGTCTACCACTCAGAGCCTTCTTTCCAAACGTGATGCCAAGTCTACTCGTCCCTTTATTGACAGCACCATCAG ACGTTCCCCAGGCAGCCTGGCTGGATCATCTGAACTGGATAAGAAGATCTCTTCAGAGTGTGGTGGAGATCGAAGAGGAGGGAGATGACGG GGCATATCAGGTTGTGTTTGAGGCCTGGTTCCTGCTGGTGCAGTGTGGTTTCTGGGCAGACACAGCTGCTGAGCTCCTCGTTCTGACAGACTCCGACAACTCCAAACCACTTCTCTGGCTTCTGACATTTTTCCACCACCCCACCAACAGAGGGCACCAGAGGTCTCAACAAACC GCAGTGGCAGAAGAAGCTTGGGCTCATATAAGGATGCTGTTTCATGCTCATCCACCCCTTCCCAGACACCTCAGTGCTGTGAAAGAGCTCCTTTCCTTAAGCATATCTAGAAACCTCGTcctgcatctgtttttaaactttGTCGTCTTTGCCCATGGACCCGTTAAccttaccacagaaataattgaCAAG